From Cupriavidus taiwanensis, a single genomic window includes:
- a CDS encoding 4Fe-4S binding protein, whose product MALKIIASACTGCSACEAQCPNAAISEKGDVLAIDPKKCTMCEGLDFPQCLSVCPVDDCIVTA is encoded by the coding sequence ATGGCCTTGAAGATTATTGCCTCAGCCTGCACCGGCTGCTCGGCGTGCGAGGCGCAGTGCCCAAATGCTGCCATTAGTGAGAAAGGTGACGTGTTGGCAATTGATCCTAAGAAGTGCACTATGTGCGAGGGACTCGATTTTCCGCAGTGTCTGTCGGTGTGCCCCGTGGACGATTGCATAGTAACGGCTTAG